The following are encoded together in the Flavobacterium sp. TR2 genome:
- a CDS encoding DUF2157 domain-containing protein, with translation MKKFNEQSTLKLFEKGLITENQFDEVKEYRNLNIFSLNAELKLFLYLSVLLFTSGIGILIYENIDSIGHIAILSLLLIVIAVCFYYCFKNSKGFQKTETTFEHPVLEYLVLAGNILTCIFIGYLQFQYKPFGEHYGLATLVPTVVSFFCAYYFDNRSVLTIAITGLAAYVGLSVTPQDIFNDSNNLYASQSLSYSAVLLGVLLVLWTIYSRRISLKIHFGLVFLTFALHIVSIAAISNLTGYDTLTWMIFAIILAGSTYYFYKASYQYRVMSLYVFMIVYAYIGGNIFLFRVFENVDFSDIWELFFFVLPAYFVGSIVLFIRLIKNFHKEISE, from the coding sequence ATGAAAAAATTTAACGAACAATCTACGCTCAAACTATTTGAGAAAGGTTTAATTACAGAAAATCAGTTTGATGAAGTTAAAGAGTATCGAAACTTAAACATCTTTTCATTAAACGCAGAATTAAAATTATTTCTTTATTTATCCGTTTTATTATTTACTTCGGGAATCGGAATTTTGATTTATGAAAACATCGATTCTATAGGGCATATTGCAATATTGTCATTGCTTTTAATTGTGATTGCAGTTTGTTTTTACTATTGTTTTAAAAATTCTAAAGGTTTTCAGAAAACAGAAACAACGTTTGAGCATCCTGTTTTAGAGTATTTAGTTTTGGCAGGTAACATTCTGACCTGTATTTTCATCGGATACCTTCAATTTCAATACAAACCTTTTGGAGAACATTACGGATTGGCGACTTTAGTGCCGACCGTGGTGAGTTTCTTTTGTGCTTACTATTTTGATAATCGAAGTGTTTTGACAATAGCCATTACTGGTTTGGCTGCCTATGTTGGGCTTTCGGTTACGCCACAAGATATATTTAATGACAGCAATAATTTGTATGCAAGCCAGAGTTTAAGCTATTCTGCAGTGTTGTTAGGAGTTTTATTGGTTTTATGGACAATCTATAGCCGTCGAATTTCGCTCAAAATTCATTTTGGTTTGGTGTTCCTCACTTTTGCGCTGCACATTGTAAGTATTGCGGCAATTAGCAATCTAACAGGTTATGACACTTTAACATGGATGATATTTGCTATAATTTTAGCTGGCTCAACATATTATTTCTATAAAGCGAGTTATCAATATAGAGTAATGTCTTTATATGTATTCATGATTGTCTACGCGTACATTGGAGGAAACATTTTTTTGTTTAGAGTTTTTGAAAACGTTGACTTCTCAGATATTTGGGAGTTGTTTTTCTTCGTATTGCCCGCATATTTCGTTGGCTCAATCGTGCTTTTTATTAGATTAATTAAAAACTTTCATAAAGAAATTTCAGAATGA
- a CDS encoding T9SS type A sorting domain-containing protein, with the protein MKTKLILFALLLPCSFLFAQNYYMSAPEGFGASATGGGNATPVTVTTLAELTAKLKLTTPQVILVSGTINCTYTSLQVNDKTIIGLPGARLVNLDQTAAGSGILSLKTGSNNIIIRNLIFEGPGAYDVDGRDNLTSEATNIWVDHCEFQDGMDGNFDNKGAADNVTVSWCKFTYLKAPKAGGSGGADDHRFSDLVGSSKTDAPSDGHYSITFKNCYWAEGCKERMPRARNAELHILNCYYNTSVSGSLAIGLGGGSNNTTCYVEGTDFAKIGTAFKNYISTDGGTIGIAFTDCLNAPANSGTTAAKPSYTYSVLPIGNVGGYISNPTCGAGATLQVTAQGVLSTSCNNLGLNDNANNLNLKYYPSIINRLLNIDFSSSDNGLAEVNLFSSNGSKVYSNSKNISPDEKLELNVGNLAKGIYICKVQLDNKIKTFKVIKI; encoded by the coding sequence ATGAAAACAAAACTTATTCTATTTGCACTGCTTCTGCCTTGCTCCTTTCTGTTTGCTCAAAACTATTATATGAGTGCTCCAGAAGGATTTGGCGCTTCTGCTACTGGAGGCGGTAACGCAACTCCTGTAACGGTAACCACTTTAGCCGAATTAACTGCTAAATTAAAACTGACTACTCCACAGGTTATTTTAGTTTCAGGAACTATAAATTGCACCTACACCAGTCTTCAGGTAAATGACAAAACCATAATTGGGCTTCCGGGCGCAAGATTAGTAAATCTGGATCAAACGGCTGCAGGATCAGGGATTCTAAGTTTAAAAACAGGTTCGAATAATATTATCATCAGAAATTTAATTTTTGAAGGGCCAGGCGCTTACGATGTTGACGGACGCGACAATCTGACTTCTGAGGCAACCAACATTTGGGTAGACCACTGTGAATTTCAGGATGGAATGGATGGGAATTTTGACAATAAAGGAGCTGCAGATAATGTGACTGTTTCATGGTGTAAATTTACTTATCTAAAAGCTCCAAAAGCTGGAGGTTCTGGCGGAGCCGATGACCACCGTTTTTCTGACTTGGTTGGCTCTTCTAAAACAGATGCCCCTTCTGACGGACATTACAGTATTACTTTTAAAAACTGCTATTGGGCTGAAGGATGCAAAGAAAGAATGCCGAGAGCCAGAAATGCTGAACTTCATATTCTAAATTGCTATTACAATACTTCTGTTTCTGGTTCGCTTGCCATTGGTTTAGGTGGCGGAAGCAATAATACAACTTGTTATGTTGAAGGAACTGATTTTGCCAAAATTGGAACTGCTTTCAAAAATTACATAAGTACAGACGGCGGTACAATCGGAATTGCTTTTACAGATTGTTTGAATGCTCCTGCAAATTCAGGAACTACAGCAGCAAAACCTTCTTATACCTATAGTGTGTTGCCAATTGGAAATGTAGGAGGATATATTTCGAACCCGACTTGCGGCGCTGGGGCAACACTTCAAGTTACCGCTCAAGGTGTTTTATCTACGAGCTGCAATAATCTTGGATTAAACGATAATGCCAACAATCTGAATTTAAAATATTATCCATCGATAATTAATCGTCTTTTAAATATTGATTTTTCAAGTTCTGACAATGGTTTGGCAGAAGTAAATTTGTTCTCCTCAAATGGATCAAAAGTATATTCGAATTCCAAAAATATTTCTCCCGATGAGAAACTTGAGCTAAACGTCGGAAATCTTGCAAAAGGAATTTATATCTGTAAAGTTCAGTTAGATAATAAAATAAAGACTTTCAAAGTAATAAAAATCTAA
- the argB gene encoding acetylglutamate kinase — MNVSVIKIGGNIIDNPAELEQFLTDFSKIEGHKVLVHGGGKSATKMAQSIGLVPQMIDGRRITDAPMLDVVVMIYAGQINKHIVAQLQAKDNNAVGFSGADGNLIQSVKRNHPTIDYGFVGDVKQVNTKLLATLLEAGIVPVFCAITHDKNGQLLNTNADTIASELSIALSEVFDVMLTYCFEKQGVLQDSEDDSSVITEINETLYNKLKEEKVIHSGMIPKLDNCFNSLSRGVQKIKIGHHRMLQNSDILHTTITL, encoded by the coding sequence ATGAACGTATCAGTAATAAAAATAGGTGGAAACATCATCGACAATCCGGCAGAATTAGAACAGTTTTTGACTGATTTTTCTAAAATTGAAGGACATAAAGTTTTAGTTCACGGCGGTGGAAAATCAGCTACAAAAATGGCTCAGAGTATTGGATTGGTTCCGCAAATGATTGACGGACGCCGAATTACAGATGCTCCGATGCTTGATGTTGTGGTCATGATTTACGCCGGGCAAATCAACAAACATATTGTTGCGCAATTGCAGGCAAAAGATAATAATGCAGTTGGTTTTTCTGGAGCTGATGGGAATTTAATTCAATCCGTAAAAAGAAACCACCCAACCATCGACTACGGATTTGTAGGCGATGTAAAACAGGTCAATACCAAATTATTAGCTACTTTACTTGAAGCTGGAATTGTGCCTGTTTTCTGCGCGATTACGCACGACAAAAACGGACAATTGCTAAACACCAATGCAGACACAATTGCAAGCGAATTATCAATCGCATTATCAGAGGTTTTTGATGTAATGCTTACATATTGTTTTGAAAAACAAGGCGTTTTGCAGGATTCAGAAGACGATTCATCTGTAATAACAGAAATCAACGAAACATTATACAATAAACTGAAAGAAGAAAAAGTAATCCATTCCGGAATGATTCCAAAACTGGATAATTGCTTCAACAGTTTATCACGAGGAGTTCAGAAAATCAAAATTGGGCATCATAGAATGCTTCAAAATTCAGATATTCTGCATACAACAATTACGTTGTAA
- a CDS encoding M20 family metallo-hydrolase: protein MKNIDTLTQEAISLLKSLIETPSFSSEEDQTALLIENWFHQNEIPFKRENNNVWAFNKYFDENKPTLLLNSHHDTVRPNQAYTNDPFKAIEKDGKLFGLGSNDAGGCLVSLLATFVHFYENQNLSHNLVIVASAEEESSGKNGLNSVLKHLPELDCAIVGEPTLMQLAVAEKGLLVLDVKVKGTASHAAHQNDDNALYKSIPVMEWFKNYKFDKISDVLGPVKMTVTQINAGKQHNVVPSECDLVVDIRVTDRYTNAEILEVVKSNVNAEVTPRSMHLNASSIPIAHGLVQAGIALGRTTYGSPTLSDQSVLSCQSLKLGPGETLRSHSADEFIFVNEIEEGVDLYIKILTDFFKL, encoded by the coding sequence ATGAAAAATATAGATACGCTTACTCAGGAAGCAATTAGTTTATTAAAAAGCCTAATCGAAACCCCTTCATTTTCTAGTGAAGAAGATCAAACGGCTCTTTTAATCGAAAATTGGTTCCATCAGAATGAAATTCCTTTTAAAAGAGAAAACAATAATGTGTGGGCTTTCAACAAATATTTCGACGAAAACAAACCAACACTTTTATTAAATTCACATCACGATACCGTAAGACCAAACCAGGCTTATACAAACGACCCATTCAAAGCGATTGAAAAAGACGGAAAATTATTTGGTTTAGGAAGTAATGATGCCGGAGGCTGTTTAGTTTCATTACTGGCAACTTTTGTACATTTTTACGAAAATCAAAATTTGTCACATAATTTGGTAATTGTGGCTTCCGCCGAAGAAGAAAGCAGCGGAAAAAATGGTTTAAATAGTGTTTTGAAACACTTGCCAGAGTTGGATTGCGCGATTGTTGGAGAGCCAACATTAATGCAATTGGCAGTTGCTGAAAAAGGACTTTTAGTTTTAGATGTAAAAGTAAAAGGAACTGCAAGTCACGCAGCACATCAAAACGATGATAATGCTTTATACAAATCAATTCCGGTAATGGAATGGTTTAAAAATTATAAATTCGACAAAATATCAGACGTTTTAGGTCCTGTAAAAATGACCGTAACACAGATCAATGCAGGAAAACAGCACAATGTGGTTCCGTCAGAATGTGATTTGGTAGTCGATATTCGTGTGACAGACCGTTATACCAATGCTGAAATCTTAGAAGTTGTAAAATCAAATGTAAATGCAGAAGTGACGCCAAGATCAATGCATTTAAATGCATCGTCAATTCCAATCGCGCACGGTTTGGTTCAGGCCGGAATTGCTTTAGGAAGAACAACATACGGTTCGCCAACGCTTTCAGACCAATCAGTTTTGAGCTGTCAGTCTTTAAAATTAGGACCAGGAGAAACGTTGCGTTCGCATTCAGCAGACGAATTTATTTTTGTAAATGAAATTGAAGAAGGAGTCGATTTATATATCAAAATACTAACTGATTTCTTTAAATTATAA
- the argH gene encoding argininosuccinate lyase, which yields MKLWEKGIPTDKQIEQFTVGNDRELDLVLAKYDALGSIAHAKMLGQIGLLTQEETTSLVDALNEIIADIVVGNFEIEDSFEDVHSKIEYLLTVKLGDAGKKIHTARSRNDQVLVDVHLYLKDELKAIKEQVKTLFDLLMESAEKHQNVLLPGYTHLQIAMPSSFGMWFSAYAESLIDDVTMLNAASKIVDQNPLGSAAGYGSSFPINRTFTTKELGFETLKYNAVAAQMSRGKAEKTVAFAMTSVAGTLSKFAMDVCLYMSQNFDFIGLPAHLTTGSSIMPHKKNPDVFELIRGKCNKIQALPYEITLITNNLPSGYHRDLQLLKEGLFPAIQNLKACLDIAIFSIKDITVKDHILEDKKYDYLFTVDTLNEMVVEGMPFRDAYKAVAEQLEAGTYKSPKETKHTHEGSINNLCLDAIKNKMKAAL from the coding sequence ATGAAACTTTGGGAAAAAGGAATACCAACAGATAAACAAATCGAGCAATTCACCGTTGGAAACGATCGTGAACTGGATTTGGTTTTAGCAAAATACGATGCTTTAGGTTCAATCGCGCACGCCAAAATGTTGGGTCAGATTGGCTTGCTAACTCAGGAAGAAACCACTTCGTTAGTTGATGCCTTAAACGAAATCATTGCCGATATCGTAGTTGGGAATTTCGAAATTGAAGACAGTTTTGAAGACGTGCATTCTAAAATCGAATATCTTTTAACGGTAAAACTAGGCGATGCTGGAAAGAAAATCCACACTGCTCGTTCCCGTAACGATCAGGTTTTGGTAGACGTTCATTTGTATTTAAAAGACGAATTAAAAGCAATAAAAGAACAGGTAAAAACACTATTTGATTTGTTGATGGAATCGGCAGAAAAACATCAAAATGTTTTATTGCCAGGTTACACGCATTTGCAAATCGCAATGCCATCATCATTCGGAATGTGGTTTTCTGCTTACGCCGAAAGCTTGATTGATGACGTTACGATGCTGAATGCGGCTTCAAAAATTGTAGATCAGAATCCGTTAGGATCTGCGGCAGGTTACGGAAGTTCATTCCCAATCAACAGAACATTTACAACAAAAGAATTAGGTTTCGAAACCTTAAAATACAATGCCGTTGCAGCACAAATGAGCCGTGGAAAAGCAGAAAAAACAGTTGCTTTTGCCATGACAAGCGTTGCAGGAACATTATCAAAATTCGCTATGGACGTTTGTTTGTATATGAGCCAGAATTTCGACTTTATTGGTCTTCCTGCGCATCTTACAACGGGTTCAAGCATTATGCCTCACAAGAAAAATCCGGATGTTTTCGAATTAATCAGAGGGAAATGCAACAAGATTCAGGCGCTTCCATACGAAATCACTTTAATTACAAACAATCTTCCTAGCGGTTATCACAGAGATTTACAGCTTTTAAAAGAAGGTTTGTTTCCAGCGATTCAAAACTTAAAAGCGTGTTTGGATATTGCTATATTTTCAATAAAAGATATTACGGTTAAAGATCATATTTTAGAAGATAAAAAATACGACTACTTGTTTACAGTTGATACATTAAACGAAATGGTTGTGGAAGGAATGCCGTTTAGAGATGCTTACAAAGCCGTTGCAGAGCAATTGGAAGCAGGAACATATAAATCTCCTAAAGAAACCAAACATACGCACGAAGGAAGTATCAATAATTTATGCTTAGACGCGATTAAAAATAAAATGAAAGCGGCTTTATAA